From one Salvelinus sp. IW2-2015 linkage group LG11, ASM291031v2, whole genome shotgun sequence genomic stretch:
- the LOC111970737 gene encoding interferon-induced protein 44-like, producing MVAALRNFKLSDPDMRQLRCLLHGPVGAGKSSFVNSVNNVFQGRSAHNALVAAASGTSFTKRVSYYKLGIIPLYMNTCYEYVLKNVYFQYDTHYIKDGDKRLPFAFNDVMGLEAQDNGMQPEDLINALKGHIPEGYKFNPCFALTDESAEYIKKPRSSDKVHCLVSVVAADKISLMSNDVIVKMRKVREKASELGIAQVVVMTMPDKACPLVEMDVKKMYTSKAIKEKMQICSNEVGIPMNCILPVKNYHEEGVLDNDMDILILNAMTQIMNFANDYIWNLQQGKQKGGCHVCCI from the exons ATGGTGGCTGCACTGAGGAACTTTAAACTGAGTGATCCTGACATGAGGCAGCTGAGATGCCTGCTACATGGACCAGTCGGAGCAGGGAAGTCCAGCTTCGTCAACTCCGTCAACAATGTCTTCCAAGGACGATCAGCACATAATGCCCTGGTAGCAGCTGCCTCTGGCACAAGCTTCACCAAGAGAGTAAGTTACTATAAATTAGGAAT CATACCTTTGTATATGAACACCTGCTATGagtatgttttaaaaaatgtttattttcagtaCGATACACACTACATTAAAGATGGAGATAAACGTCTGCCCTTTGCATTCAATGATGTCATGGGTCTGGAGGCACAAGACAACGGGATGCAACCTGAAGACCTCATCAATGCTCTGAAGGGCCATATACCAGAGGGTTACAAG TTCAATCCTTGCTTTGCATTAACTGATGAAAGTGCGGAATACATTAAGAAGCCCAGGTCAAGTGACAAGGTTCACTGTCTGGTGAGTGTCGTTGCTGCAGACAAAATCTCTCTCATGTCAAATGACGTCATAGTCAAGATGAGGAAGGTCAGAGAAAAAGCCAGTGAATTGG GAATAGCTCAAGTTGTTGTCATGACCATGCCAGACAAGGCTTGCCCCCTGGTGGAGATGGATGTGAAGAAGATGTACACCAGCAAGGCAATAAAAGAAAAA ATGCAGATCTGCAGTAATGAGGTGGGCATTCCCATGAACTGCATCCTGCCTGTGAAGAACTACCATGAGGAGGGGGTGCTGGATAACGACATGGACATCCTGATCCTGAACGCCATGACTCAGATTATGAACTTTGCCAACGACTACATCTGGAACCTCCAACAGGGAAAGCAGAAAGGGGGATGCCATGTATGCTGCATTTAA